The Rhinolophus ferrumequinum isolate MPI-CBG mRhiFer1 chromosome 21, mRhiFer1_v1.p, whole genome shotgun sequence region CAGGTCTGCTTCTCTCCTTTGGGACGACAGAGGTCTTGATGTGTGCATCTGCACTGCAAGGCGCTTCCTCAGGATGACGTCCTAGGCTTGTTTTGCCTCCTGTGCGTTTTACTCAGTGTTTGTGAAAgtttgaaaagggagaaaaacttGTGTAAGCAGTAGAGTgagacatgttttcttttctgattctttctcCCCTTAATCTGAGTATAATGGCCAACTTACTAAAAACAAATCTAGATTCTGGAAGAAAAGCTTAGTGTGGACAGAGAATAGACCGTGTGGCTCTGACTGTCCCCGAGATTCATCTTCCTGGGGTTTCTTTTCAATTTCAGTGCCTTAGTTGGTATGATTTCTTTGCTTCCCTTAATACTTTATAGCACAGCTGACATGAAGCTGAGAGCTATACTCTGCTCGTGTTCTTTGTAAAACTCCAAGAGCCAGCTGTGCAATTCAGCGTTTAAcctcagaatctttttttttctcccatggaGATCCTACTTGTTCTGGGGAATACATGTTGAGAACTGCTTGTGTAGTTACAAGCTTGAACTGTCAACATGAAGCTTTTGGGTGGAAAACTGTTGCCAAGGTGGCTCCATCTTTTAGTTCTTGATGTTCCTTTTCTCCTACCTTCTGTCATGGCTGTTCTCCCCAAACCCTCTAGAACAACAGTCAACCATGTAGTTACAAGGGCCAGCAGACTACTTAGGAAGCTAGGAGTAGTGTGACTTTCAGGTGCGTCTCTGCCAATCTCTGCGACTGGCTTTTTTGGCAGGCTCTGACAGATTACCGGGCAGAGCTCCGGGATGACCCAATCATCAACACACACTTGGCTAAGTTGTATGATAACTTACTGGAACAGAATCTGATCCGAGTCATTGAGCCTTTTTCCCGAGTACAGGTAAGAACTCTCCTGGGGACTCGAGCTCTTCTCTGGCAGGAGGGGGTTTCTGGCGAGGTGTCTTCACTGCAGCCCCTGCCTTCCCACACGCATCCACAATAGGAACTCGCTGCCAGGGCTGTGCTTGGTGGACAAGAAGCCACCAAGAGCTTGATTGAGATTTTCTTGACAAGGGAGCGAGAGTCGAGGAGAGAGGTGCCGTAGGGTAGAGGCTGGTGAGAGTCCCCTACTTGTATTCAGCACAGTCTCCTTGCTTTTGTAGTCGCCGCCCTCACTGCCCATGTGGTAAATGTGTTCTCTTCTGGGTGTGTGGGACAGGGATGTGTTTATTGTCTGTAGTGATGAAGGCAGATGGACAGAGCACAAGACACCTAAGCGTGGCCAAAGACAGTCTGGCCATAGAGACAGCCAGCAGGATTTCAAGAGCTACAGCAGTCCCTACCCCGTCTCCCCATATTAGAGGCAAAGCAAAGCTTTCAAGTGTTGGTGTCTCTCTCTATTTCCTTTTAGATCGAACACATATCTAGCCTCATCAAACTCTCCAAGGTAAGGAGCCCTGAGCTTGTCTGGGTAGGGATGAGGGAAGGGGTGTATGGAGGGGCTGGCGTTTACACCCAGTGCACCCGTTGGAAACCTCTCCAGCTTTTTAGTGGGGAATGGGGGCCACGGGCTCGAAGCTGGAGTTGcattgttgctgttttgttttcagtcCATTTGGCCCGAGACCCTTTTACACAAGGCTTTCATGTCAGTGTGATCTCTGCCTAGTGGATACCAGTCCTTTTAATCATGTGCTTTGATTTTAGGCCGATGTGGAAAGGAAATTATCACAGATGATTCTTGACAAGAAGTTTCATGGTGAGTAACAGTCACACAGGCAAGGGGACTAGTGGTGGCGATGAAATGGTTGAAGAGACATCATGCTCTTGTTATCTTGCAAGAAGATAATTCCATTTGTGTCCTTGGTGGTTCCCTGGGATCCTTGgcccttgtgtccctgggatgagaGTGTGTGATAACATGAAATGGAATAGGGGTACATgtgtttctcctcctttctggAGAAGGTGAGGCGACTGGGGCGTGGGTTGCTTCTCAGACGCTTGTGTGTCTAATCCCTTCTTTATGTGGGTTGCCCTTGTGTCTCCTGCAGGGATCTTGGACCAGGGGGAGGGTGTCTTGATTATTTTCGATGAACCCCCAGTAGATAAAACTTACGAAGCTGCTCTGGAAACGATTCAGAACATGAGTAAAGTAGTGGATTCTCTCTACAACAAGGCCAAGAAACTGACATAGGTGAGTGCTGGCTGCAGGGCTCGGCCCAGGCGGCACCGGCTTCTGCCTGTCGGGATGGAAAGCATCGTGGTGGCCTCCCAGCTTCCCCATTGACACTGCTCTGTCTTCTCTTACAGAGTTGGATGTGTAGCGGTCCTTTGGAGAGTATGTGTGGCGGGAGAGTGAAACCTTTGGGGAAAATGCTAggagattcttttttctttttgttctacttttcgCTCGGAAAGTTTTTAAATCCTCATTTGGTGCATCTGTATTCCAGCCGATAGGTGTGCCAGTTTTCATGTAATCTTTACTGGCCCAACTTGGGAGTGGGgacattgcttaaaaaaaaaagaaaaagaaaaaaaaaggttattctAAATAAAAGGAACAAGGCTTACACTACCTAAAGCTGTGCTCTCTGCCTCCTGGGAGAGGGCCACCGAGCCAGGCGCTCCGCCAGCCACTGGGGCTCCTAACCCACCCGCTGGGCGTCACCTCTCCTCCTCTCCAGAATTGGGTGTTTGCCTGACCATCAAAGCAACgactttttattctgtttgtacTGAACCAAAACAAACAACTGTGTATAgactgctgttttcttttttatttgaaatgaggCGTTTCAGTGTTCTTTGCCCTGTCATACGGCCTGTCGGCCTGTCTACTCACCCTTCCCTCCAACAACGGCTCCAGCAGACTGGCCGAagacgccgccgccgccgccgccgcagcacCTGCACGGCTCCGCTCTGACCTGTGAAGGAATGGGGACAAGGCCAGGAGCTAGTGTCCACCATGGCCACACGGGGAGCAGTGTGGGCCCTCGGGGCCTGCTGTGCATGCGGCTTTTTAACCCAGTGAACTAGATTAGACGTCAGCGTTTTAATTGCCCCTCTCCtctgctccttctctctccctggtCTCCCCTGTCTCACCCAGGAGACCATCACatgtctctcttccttcctccttcccccctctGGGGGAGTCAGGCTTTCTGCAGTCCATTAGCTTCTCACCTTGTCCCACTCCTCCTCTCCTGCTGTCAGACggatttattccttttttaaacagTGAACATTGGAAATGAGACTGGGGTGTGGTTTgatggggttttttgtttgtttgtttgttttttaatttttgttgttgggttttcGAACAACCTTCCCCTCCCAGGGAGCTTCTTTATTTACCTCTTAGAAATCAAACGGATGGGAGGTAGGGCACTGTGTTTCAGCATGCTTTGTTTTATGATGAGATTACATAGCAAGGCTTTAATGCCCCTGGCAGGTAAGCTTCTGCACCTCTGTTGTGCTcagctctgttttcttcttcctctcatctcttctttgtcttctctctttccacctccttctgcctccttcctgtTGGCCTCTTATTATCTTTCCCTTTCTCAGATTATCCTTCCAGGTTTTcgtaataaatttatattttgtaaaaggaTTTTGTTGTACCAGGTTTTGCATCCTCACTGAATCTGActggcttttattttcctctccaaAATCAGGTTTTTGTTCTCGACATCTCTCCCCATCATGTCCAGTCACTGTTTTGGTTTTGGCACCATCAATATCAAATGTACAAACGGTTCTTGCTAACCAACACCAGGTATATCTGATGTTCAGATGAGTtccaataaaaacaattttttttttcaaaaagtgttCTTTCTTGAGTGCTGGAGGGCTTCTAGATTGACCCAGACAGCTCTGTGTGGCCCTCTAGACTGGCTAGAGCTCTACTGTCTCATTTGCTTCCTAGGAGACCGTTAGATCTGGGGTAaagtggcgggggggggggtggtgctTTGGGGAAGAAAGTTGGTCTGTGAGGCCTGAAATGGGATGTGGTGTTCAGGTATCCTCTGTATTTCCAAGGCAACGGAcgtgggatgtgtgtgtgtgtttctgagccTACTTCCTTATCTGCACGATGTGGATGGCACTTACTTGGTAATTGTGGTTTGATGGTTACATGAAGTAATGGAAATGCAAGTGCTTGGAGAGTCCTGACACAGCTGTGGTTTAGTGTCCATTTGGAATCTTCAAAAGCAGATTGtcggggtggccagttggctcagtggttggagcacggtgctcataacaccaaggttgccggttcgattcccacatggaccagtcaGAAGCAGCGgcttgaacttggagctgagccgcatgggtgggtggctggttggctcagtggttggagtgcggtgctcataacactgaggtcgcctgttcgattcccacatgggccagtgagctgcgccctccacaactagattgaaaacgacgacttgacctggagctgagctacgccctccacaactagattgaaaacgacttgacttggagctgatggatgggtcctggaaaaactgttcctcaatattccccccccagaaaaaccaaaaaagcagATTGTCATACTGTCACACCCTGGGAATGATTCTTCTGAGGGGCTGTGGTGCCACAAGGAAGGAGGGGTGAGCTCCAGCTGCCAACTCTACTTCAGTATGAGAAACTCTGCTATTCTGTTTTTCGGTACTGTATTTCTGTGTATGGTTCCCCTTGCAGGAAGAGATTTGATTCGATAAAGGACTTGACAAAAGATTCCAAAGGGTTCCAGAGCTGGAGCAGAGGGGTTTCTCAAGCCCAGGGCAGTCCCAAGGAGCTCAATCAGGCTGCAGCCCTTTCCTTTGCTCCCTTTGCAGGTCTGATGACTTCCTCTAGACCTCTGCTGTCCAGTAGGTAGCCATGAGCCACATATGGCTGCTGAGCTCTTGAGATGTAGCTTTGAACAGGGATGCACTCACTGCACATGGAAACAAAAACCTGACTTTGAAGACTTAGTATTGGAAAAAAGAATGTAGGGccagccggtggctcaggtggttggagctctgtgctcctaactccgaaggctgcaggttcgattcccacatgggccagtgggctctcaaccacaaggttgccgtttcaactcctcaagtcccgcaagggatggtgggccgcgctccctgcaaccaagattgaacagGCATCTTGAGCtgggctgccgctgagctcccggatggctcagttggttggagcgtgtcctctcaaccacaaggttcccggttcgactcctgcaagggatgatgggctgcgccccctgcaactagcaactagcaacggcaactggacctggagctgagctgcgccctccacaactaagattgaaaggacaacaactttgaaaaaagtcctggaagtacacactgtttcccaataaagtcctgttccccttccccaataaaatcttaaaaaaaaaaaagtaaaaatgattaaaaaaatttttttttaaacttacttaagtgtgtttcaatctagttgtggagggtgcagctcacagtggcccatgtggggatggaactggcGTCCTTCAGAgtaccgtgctctaaccaactgagctaatgggCCGCCCCAGCTCAGCTTTTTATAAATACtgtatgttgaaatattttgagcattatttggttaaatatttaaattcacctttttttttgtttttttaaatatggctaCTACTTAAATGAGCCGTGTGGCTCGCTTTTGTGGCTTACATTCTGCATTTttggacagtgctgctctagACGTCCAGGACCACTTCCCTTCCAGGCCTCAAATAAGCTGGGTCTAGACCCAGCTGAGAGGTTCAGGTGGCCTGGGCCCAGCCCCCTCACCTAAGGACCTTTTCGGGCACCAGCCTTCATGGGGCCAGGGCTTTCTTGTGTGTTAATGAGATTCTGATGGTGTTGGGAGCAGAGGCCCAGCTCGGCCGTGGTTCTGGAGCCCTGCTGCCTGCTAGTTACGTAATCTGTGCTGCCCAGAAGGGCCACTAGATGCTGCTCTGTGATCCCTGGAAGAACAAAGCACGACTTCCTCAGGAGCCAGGGCTCAGCCTGGCTTTATTTGGAACCCCTTCTGGAAGCTACTGGCTGGCCTTGGCCTTCCCCAGGTTCGTAGGGGCAGGGGGCATGCAGAGGGCAGGGACTCTCCTGTGATGCATGGACATCCCAGCCCAGCGGTGCAGATGACATGCAGGCCGGCCCTGCTGGCAGCTACAGATAGACTATAGGATAAATAGGCTGATTGATGGGGGTGGGATTTGGAGATCTTCCCTGCAGTTCTTTGGAAAACAGCTCTGCATCATTCAGCCAGGTCTGCCTTCTGGGTCCTTGATTCTGCCATTTCTGGCAGATTATTGCCCTTTCTTCCTTGCTTCACAGTTGGAGTGGTGATGagagcttgggggtgggggagttagGTGAACAGAGGAGCTATGTGGTACCTTGAAACAGAGCAGGAATGGCATGGGTGGACGGGTTCTGGAGAGCCCCTTGTCAGTCACAACAGCAAGCGGGCTGGCAGTGCTAACTCATTCACGCTCTGCTGCAAACATGCCTTTGACAAGTGTGAGGAGGAGGTTGAGGTAATTCTGCCAAGAGCTCTTTGCAGGTGGTGGGGAAGGGCTGGTTGGACAAAGGCGAGAGGAAATGGGGTGGCTTGAAGTGGAGCTTGGTACTGTCCACCATGAATTGGAATAGCTACAACTGAAATTTATAGATCTAGGTAACGGGGTGGGTCGCGATGGTTCCTGGGGGTGGGTTACAGTCTTAGAAATCTAGGCATATTTGGGTAAGTGGAAAGCACTTAACCTTTGCTCAACGTCAGAATCTGAAGGGGACCTTGAGACAGCAAATGCAATGTAGACGAGGGCCAAATCAGGAGCTTGGCCTCTCCACAAGGGGTTGGAGGATAAAagagggcggggcgggggggggtgttCAGCTGTTTTAGGAAGAGAGTCTTTGGCCCAGGGAACCTGAAGGAGATTACTTCTTGCTACAGAGAGGGAGGGTTGAGAACAGCTCCATCTGAAGATCAGGTACACTGAGGAACACTCACAGGGAACGGCATATCCTTCATTGTCTAAGTTAAGACGACAGTTGCTGTGGATGTTTCTGAAGGGCTATGGAAGAAGTAGCCTTCTGGGTACAGAGCAATGCATTTTGCACTGTATGGTCACCATACTTCCCTAAAGTTTTCAATTGCCACTATTGATGGAGAAATCTCTGGGTAGTACATAAGCAAATTCTAGTATTTTCTGATAGCATTGCTCTGAATGGTACCAGATTTCTGTTCTGCTTAGGGCAGTAGGCAGAGCTGGCACAGATCGACAGCCTGGTATGCTAGAGTGGTCTGGTAGTCAGGGAAGTGGGCATTCTCCTGGATTGCCGCTTCCTCCTCACGAGATCCATGGGTGAGAATTTGAATTAAGATAGGATTTGAGTCTCTTCCCAGGTTTGTGGTCAAATCTGAATCAATCTCCAGAACCAAActaaaagaataacaaatgaaGAATGTCCTTTGTGAAGGATCTGAGTTCTTGTCTGTGAGAGGAGCAGTTAATTAGAACCAGGATTTTACTCTGAATTTAGTAATTTTACTGACACCATTTtcaaattaccatgtttccccgaaaataaaatcctatgttagataagacccggtcttaaagtaaaataagaccgggtcttacattaatttttgctccaaaagacgcgttaaagctgatggttcagctaggtcttattttcgggcaaccCGGGTATACACGATTagcatgaaaaacatttaaatcagcGGGTCAGCGGCTGGTTGGAGAAGCAGTTACTTCAGTTGTACTCTTTAAGAGATAAGAGGGCAAGTGGAAATTTCGAGGTCACATTTGTGATGAGCTTAGTATTCATTGGCTCATCTCGGACTGCGGCTGGGCCAGGGGCCTCAGGGCCCTTCCTGTCTCAGGTGTTGTGTGGGGAAGCTACGCCTCTCTAGCCTGGGTTTCCGAGACCCACCCAGGCGTGCGCATTTACCTGGGATGGGGGAAAGGAGGTCCCGGAGGGGAGGGCACTAAAACCGATGGGGACAATCCACTCGGGATGCGCGTGGAACAGCTGTCATTCAGGCAGCCTCAGTAAAAGCTTCGCCTCTCCCCGTCTTCCTCCCCGAGCTCCCAAGCTTCTTTTCGGGTGGACGAGGATGTTAAATAGAAGGAGGGGGCTCAGTGTCCCGGCCTCGGTGGATGGCTTCTCGCACCGCTCGAGAGGCAGCCTCAGTCCCGACTGGCCGCGCGTCGCCAGGGCGGGGACACGGCCTATAGCGCCCCCCGGCCCACAGCTGCGGGCGCCGCGGCGGGAACAAAGGCAGCACGTGTCTGGGCGGGGCGGCGGGTGGGGTCGGTCCTCGGCCCCGCCCCGCTGCTCCCCACCGGCCGGAGCTTGGCTGCGCGGGGCGCCCCGGACTCTCACGCGGCCGGGCTGCTGCTGTCGCGGCGGCGCAGAGCTGGCGGCGAACTGTGCGAGGGGGGACGGCCCCGGGGACCGGGCGGTTCCACGAGTCCCCGCCGCCGCCCGAGTCCGGGTCCTCGCCGGGGCGGGGCGAGTAAAGACGCCTCGGGCTCGCAGCCACATCTCTGCCCGAACCGCGCGCGGCTCGTGCTGACGACCGCGGCGGCCCCGGCTCCCGGGTGACACCAGGTCCGCCCGCGCCGGCGCGTGGGCCGCGCGCGCTCCCGAGAGGGAGGCCGCTGAAGTGCGCGCCGGGGCGGGAGCGCGGCGGCGGCGAAGACGGCCGAGCGGGGGGCGGGGCCGCGACGCCTGCAGAACCTTGGACAGAAGCTCCCGACGCCGCCGCCGCGCACGAGCCCCACCGAGCGCGGCTGAGCGCGGGGACCGCGGCGCGCATTGCAGAGGGCGCGGAGCGCAGGAGCCGCCGTCGCCAGGTAAGCCTGCGCCTCGCGGCCCCCCGCTGCCCGAGAAAGCAGCGCCGGGGTCGGGGCCGCGCGCGGTGTCGAGGCGGGGGTCTCTTCCCGCGGCGGTACGGAGCGCAGCGGCGGGCTGGGGGTGCCGCAGTGGAGGCAGCCAGGCTGCGGCGCGGGCGGGGCCGCGGAGCCCGGGGAAGGCTCGGGCGCGGGACTGGGGGCCAGGTCCGCGGGGTCCGCCAAGGCCGGGGCTGAGGAGCGCGGCGCGAGCCCCGCCTGGTGCTGAGAACCATCTTGTTTTACACGCAGATCCAAAGGGGCGGCACGCGCCCCCAGGAGCGCCCTGTCTCCTCTCCTGGGCCACCGCGGGCTTGGTGAGCTGTTTTTTCCCTCCGGCCGGCAGGCTGGGCGCGCAGGGGCGCGGGCCCCCGCCCGGCGCGCAGCGGCACCATGGGCACGGTGCTGTCCCTGTCCCCCAGCTACCGCAAGGCCACGCTGTTTGAGGATGGCGCGGCCACGGTGGGCCACTACACGGCCGTACAGAACAGCAAGAATGCCAAGGACAAGAACCTGAAGCGGCACTCCATTATCTCCGTGCTGCCGTGGAAGAGGATCGTGGCCGTGTCGGCCAAGAAGAAGAACTCCAAGAAGGTGCAGCCCAACAGCAGCTACCAGAACAATGTCACCCATCTCAACAATGAGAACCTGAAGAAGTCGCTGTCGTGCGCCAACCTGTCCACATTCGCCCAGCCCCCACCGGCCCAGCCGCCCGCCCCCGCTGCCAGCCAGCTCTCCGGTTCCCAAACCGGGGTCTCTTCCTCCGTCAAGAAGGCCCCGCACCCTGCCGTCACCTCCGCGGGGACGCCCAAGCGGGTCATCGTCCAGGCGTCCACCAGCGAGCTGCTACGCTGCCTGGGCGAGTTTCTCTGCCGTCGGTGCTACCGCCTGAAGCACCTGTCCCCTACGGACCCTGTGCTCTGGCTGCGCAGCGTGGACCGCTCGCTGCTTCTGCAGGGCTGGCAGGACCAGGGCTTCATCACGCCCGCCAATGTGGTCTTCCTCTACATGCTCTGCAGGGACGTGATCTCCTCCGAGGTAGGCTCCGACCACGAGCTCCAGGCTGTGCTGCTGACCTGCCTGTACCTGTCTTATTCCTACATGGGCAACGAGATCTCCTACCCGCTCAAGCCTTTCCTAGTGGAGAGCTGCAAGGAGGCCTTTTGGGACCGCTGCCTCTCTGTCATCAACCTCATGAGCTCCAAGATGCTGCAGATCAATGCCGACCCACACTACTTCACACAGGTGTTCTCGGACCTGAAGAACGAGAGTGGCCAGGAGGACAAGAAGCGGCTCCTCCTAGGGCTGGATCGGTGAGCCCTGTAGCCTGCATAATGGCTCAAGgattcaattcatttttaaaaatttattaaacaaatcaGATTTTATGT contains the following coding sequences:
- the CDK5R1 gene encoding cyclin-dependent kinase 5 activator 1; its protein translation is MGTVLSLSPSYRKATLFEDGAATVGHYTAVQNSKNAKDKNLKRHSIISVLPWKRIVAVSAKKKNSKKVQPNSSYQNNVTHLNNENLKKSLSCANLSTFAQPPPAQPPAPAASQLSGSQTGVSSSVKKAPHPAVTSAGTPKRVIVQASTSELLRCLGEFLCRRCYRLKHLSPTDPVLWLRSVDRSLLLQGWQDQGFITPANVVFLYMLCRDVISSEVGSDHELQAVLLTCLYLSYSYMGNEISYPLKPFLVESCKEAFWDRCLSVINLMSSKMLQINADPHYFTQVFSDLKNESGQEDKKRLLLGLDR